One segment of Methylotuvimicrobium sp. KM2 DNA contains the following:
- the ilvD gene encoding dihydroxy-acid dehydratase: MANSGDKSARRFSSQVVDGMERAPSRAMLHAVGFKNEDFKKPQIGVASTWSMVTPCNMHINRLADDAARGVDKSGGKAVIFNTITISDGISMGTEGMKYSLVSREVIADSIETVVGCQGFDGVVAIGGCDKNMPGCMIALSRLNRPAIFVYGGTILPGCHKDKKLDVVSVFEAVGARANNKIDDEELAQIEAKAIPGAGSCGGMYTANTMASAIEALGMSLPNSSAQAAVSEDKRLDCERAGAAVLELLAKDIKPRDIMTKAAFENAITVVIALGGSTNSVLHLIAMANTTGVDITLDDFTRIGKNVPMLADLKPSGKYQMAELIEIGGIQPLMKALLDRGLLHGDCLTVTGKTLAENLADVQPYPEGQDMIHSFDNPIKKDSHLVVLYGNLAPEGSVAKITGKEGLLFTGRAKVFDAEEQALQSILNGDIVKGDVIVIRYEGPKGGPGMREMLSPTSAVMGKGLGKDVALITDGRFSGGTHGFVVGHITPEAYTGGPLAIVQNGDTITIDAENNELTLHINEHEMNRRMEKWQQPAPKYTRGVLAKFAKLTSSASKGAVTDNLD, from the coding sequence ATGGCAAACTCAGGTGACAAATCCGCAAGACGCTTTTCATCTCAAGTCGTTGATGGCATGGAGCGCGCGCCAAGCCGCGCAATGCTGCATGCCGTTGGCTTTAAAAATGAAGACTTCAAAAAACCGCAAATCGGCGTCGCTTCAACTTGGAGCATGGTAACTCCCTGCAACATGCATATTAATCGACTTGCCGACGATGCAGCTCGAGGCGTCGATAAATCCGGCGGCAAAGCAGTTATTTTCAATACCATCACAATCTCCGACGGTATTTCGATGGGCACCGAAGGCATGAAATACTCGCTGGTTTCCCGTGAAGTCATTGCCGACTCAATTGAAACGGTCGTCGGCTGCCAGGGCTTCGACGGCGTCGTTGCGATCGGCGGCTGCGATAAAAACATGCCCGGCTGCATGATCGCATTATCGCGCCTAAACCGTCCGGCTATCTTCGTTTACGGCGGTACGATTCTGCCGGGATGCCATAAAGATAAAAAACTTGATGTCGTCTCGGTTTTCGAAGCGGTCGGCGCGCGCGCAAACAATAAAATCGATGACGAAGAACTCGCTCAAATCGAAGCAAAAGCGATACCCGGCGCGGGCTCCTGCGGTGGCATGTACACAGCAAACACGATGGCCTCGGCAATCGAAGCGCTGGGCATGAGCTTACCGAACAGCTCGGCGCAAGCCGCGGTTTCCGAAGACAAACGCCTAGACTGCGAACGAGCCGGCGCGGCTGTTCTCGAATTGCTCGCTAAAGACATCAAACCGCGCGACATCATGACCAAGGCTGCATTCGAAAATGCGATCACCGTCGTTATCGCACTCGGCGGCTCGACTAATTCGGTACTACATTTGATTGCGATGGCCAATACAACCGGTGTCGACATCACGCTAGACGATTTCACCCGCATCGGCAAAAACGTTCCGATGCTGGCCGACCTGAAGCCGAGCGGAAAATATCAAATGGCCGAGCTGATTGAAATCGGCGGCATTCAACCATTGATGAAAGCCCTATTGGACCGAGGGTTGCTGCACGGTGACTGTCTGACTGTCACCGGCAAGACTTTGGCCGAGAACCTTGCCGACGTACAACCGTATCCTGAAGGCCAGGACATGATCCATTCCTTCGACAACCCAATTAAAAAAGACAGTCACTTGGTCGTTTTATACGGCAATCTGGCTCCGGAAGGCTCGGTCGCGAAAATTACCGGCAAGGAAGGTTTATTGTTTACCGGCAGAGCAAAAGTATTCGATGCCGAAGAACAGGCATTGCAAAGCATTTTGAACGGCGACATCGTCAAAGGCGACGTCATCGTGATTCGTTACGAAGGCCCGAAAGGCGGCCCCGGCATGCGCGAAATGTTGTCGCCAACTTCGGCTGTCATGGGCAAAGGACTAGGCAAAGACGTCGCATTGATCACCGACGGTCGCTTTTCAGGCGGCACGCACGGCTTCGTGGTCGGACATATTACCCCTGAGGCCTACACCGGCGGCCCGCTAGCCATCGTTCAAAACGGCGATACCATTACGATAGACGCCGAAAACAACGAATTGACGTTACATATCAACGAGCACGAAATGAACCGCCGCATGGAAAAATGGCAACAACCGGCTCCAAAATACACGCGCGGAGTATTGGCGAAATTCGCCAAATTGACCAGTTCGGCTTCAAAAGGCGCCGTCACCGACAATTTAGATTGA
- a CDS encoding acetylornithine transaminase, translating to MTGHIMPTYGRLSISLDRGEGAWLWDQQGNCYLDALSGIAVCNLGHAHPSIHQAICEQSAKLVHTSNLYRIDLQEQLADRLTALSGMENAFFCNSGAEANEAAIKIARRYGHQKGIETPAIIVMEKSFHGRTLATLSATGNAKIQQGFAPLVEGFVRVPYNDITAIENTLQQHSNVVAILIEPIQGEGGVNIPAPDYLNNIRTLCDRHDLLMMLDEIQTGIGRTGKFLAYQHNGILPDVCTLAKALANGVPIGACLARGKAEQILTPGTHGSTFGGNPLACSAALAVLNELNNDHLIEQAEIKGRTIASRLNELLIGNNMIVEVRQKGLMIGIELSVPCGELVNNALSKGLLINVTNEKTIRLLPPLIIDAQQIERLVKTLTAVIQEFTEKHQANEP from the coding sequence ATGACCGGCCACATTATGCCAACTTACGGACGCTTAAGCATTTCCTTGGATAGAGGGGAAGGCGCTTGGCTTTGGGATCAACAAGGCAACTGCTATCTGGACGCTCTCTCCGGCATTGCGGTATGCAACTTGGGCCATGCCCATCCTTCCATACATCAAGCCATCTGTGAGCAAAGTGCGAAGTTGGTTCACACATCCAATTTATACCGCATCGATTTACAAGAACAACTCGCCGATCGGTTAACGGCTCTAAGCGGGATGGAAAATGCCTTCTTCTGCAATTCGGGCGCCGAAGCCAATGAAGCAGCTATTAAAATAGCACGCCGATACGGTCATCAAAAAGGCATAGAAACCCCCGCCATCATCGTGATGGAAAAAAGCTTTCACGGCCGAACCTTGGCGACGCTTAGCGCTACAGGGAACGCCAAAATCCAGCAAGGTTTCGCGCCACTGGTCGAGGGGTTCGTTCGCGTCCCCTATAACGACATTACCGCGATCGAAAACACCTTGCAACAACATAGCAATGTAGTTGCCATTCTTATAGAACCGATTCAAGGCGAAGGCGGGGTTAATATCCCCGCGCCGGATTATCTCAATAACATCCGCACACTATGCGACCGGCACGATTTATTGATGATGCTGGATGAAATTCAGACGGGTATTGGCCGTACCGGCAAGTTTTTAGCCTACCAGCATAACGGCATACTTCCCGATGTTTGCACACTCGCCAAGGCGCTCGCTAACGGCGTTCCGATCGGCGCCTGTTTAGCGAGAGGAAAGGCCGAGCAAATTTTGACACCGGGCACCCACGGTTCGACTTTTGGCGGCAATCCTTTAGCTTGTAGTGCAGCTCTAGCCGTATTGAACGAATTAAATAACGACCATTTGATCGAACAAGCCGAAATCAAAGGACGAACAATCGCGTCCAGACTCAATGAACTATTGATCGGCAACAATATGATCGTAGAAGTTCGTCAAAAAGGCTTAATGATCGGTATCGAACTATCGGTACCTTGCGGCGAGCTCGTCAACAACGCCTTGTCAAAAGGATTGTTGATCAACGTGACTAATGAAAAAACCATAAGGTTATTACCGCCGTTGATCATCGACGCGCAACAAATCGAAAGACTGGTGAAAACACTCACTGCCGTCATCCAAGAATTCACGGAAAAACATCAAGCCAATGAACCCTAG
- the grxD gene encoding Grx4 family monothiol glutaredoxin has translation MDVISRIKDQIENNPVVLYMKGTPDFPQCGFSGRSVQVLRACKADFMFVNIFEDPELREALKEYSNWPTYPQLYIKGQLVGGCDIILDLYNTGELVKLLQDAEAISA, from the coding sequence ATGGATGTAATAAGCAGAATTAAAGATCAGATTGAAAATAATCCGGTAGTACTCTACATGAAAGGGACTCCCGATTTTCCACAGTGCGGATTTTCCGGTCGCTCGGTACAAGTATTGCGCGCCTGCAAGGCCGATTTCATGTTTGTTAATATTTTCGAAGACCCTGAGCTCAGGGAGGCGTTGAAGGAATATTCCAATTGGCCGACTTATCCTCAGCTTTATATCAAAGGCCAATTAGTTGGCGGTTGCGATATCATTCTTGATTTATATAATACGGGTGAGTTAGTCAAGTTGTTGCAGGATGCT
- a CDS encoding TIGR04211 family SH3 domain-containing protein, which yields MKKLVYAIILSAIVINAAQAKTVYVTDDLELTLRVAENERSKILRMLRSGTPLTLIEDLSSGYSYVRTNKGIEGYILTRFLKTSPPDSHLLEKANKKIEQLQNDNAGLKSELTSLQETVKSSETLMAERNQLMMELAEIKQISSSAIDIKNQRDQFQERVVSAERELQQLKRENQALRDSAHQDWFLYGGILALGGVLLGFILPKLSLGRRTSSWDTF from the coding sequence GTGAAAAAATTAGTATACGCTATCATTCTCTCCGCAATCGTTATCAATGCTGCTCAAGCTAAAACCGTTTATGTCACCGATGACTTAGAATTAACTCTCAGAGTCGCCGAGAACGAACGCAGTAAAATTTTGCGAATGCTTCGCTCCGGCACGCCGTTGACCCTGATCGAAGACCTCAGCTCCGGTTATTCTTATGTTAGAACAAATAAAGGTATCGAAGGCTATATTTTAACTCGTTTTTTAAAAACCTCGCCGCCCGACAGCCATCTACTTGAAAAAGCTAATAAAAAAATTGAACAACTTCAAAATGATAATGCCGGACTGAAATCCGAGTTAACTTCATTGCAAGAGACCGTTAAATCTAGCGAGACATTAATGGCCGAACGCAACCAATTGATGATGGAACTTGCCGAAATAAAACAAATTTCGTCAAGTGCTATCGACATTAAAAACCAACGCGATCAATTCCAAGAACGCGTCGTTTCAGCCGAGCGCGAGTTACAACAGCTTAAACGAGAAAACCAAGCCTTACGCGATAGCGCTCATCAAGACTGGTTTCTCTATGGCGGAATACTCGCATTAGGGGGCGTTTTACTCGGTTTTATATTACCAAAACTAAGCTTAGGACGACGAACCAGCAGCTGGGATACGTTTTAA
- the cpdA gene encoding 3',5'-cyclic-AMP phosphodiesterase: protein MSTQGALSLLQLTDLHILPSPGEKMLGVDTEFYFEAVLQHVRQTNTQYDLVLVTGDLTQDPCTEAYQRIFDRLQALAVDTLCLPGNHDDYALMQQWLNQDNISCKKHIEFAHWQVLCLNSQIPGKAEGSLSENELRFIEDALEKKPNLFTLIAVHHHCVPTRSSWMDTMIIKNSDEFLRISGRYPQIRGITTGHIHQEMDIYLNSLRILGTPSTCFQFKPLCSRFTLDELMPGYRTIELHSDGRITTQVHRLPGILQEIDRSCTEY, encoded by the coding sequence ATGAGCACTCAAGGCGCGTTATCGCTTTTACAATTAACCGACCTGCATATTCTTCCGAGCCCCGGCGAAAAAATGCTAGGAGTCGACACCGAATTTTATTTCGAGGCCGTATTGCAACATGTGCGGCAAACGAACACTCAATACGATTTAGTATTAGTTACCGGCGATTTAACTCAGGACCCCTGTACTGAAGCTTATCAAAGAATTTTCGACCGACTACAAGCATTAGCTGTCGATACGCTATGCCTTCCGGGCAATCACGATGATTATGCTTTAATGCAGCAATGGCTAAACCAAGACAACATCAGCTGTAAGAAACATATCGAATTCGCGCATTGGCAAGTGCTTTGCCTGAATAGCCAGATACCGGGGAAAGCCGAGGGAAGTCTCAGTGAAAACGAATTGAGGTTTATTGAAGACGCGCTAGAAAAAAAACCGAATCTTTTTACGTTGATTGCGGTTCATCACCACTGTGTACCGACCCGAAGCAGCTGGATGGACACGATGATCATCAAAAACAGCGACGAGTTTTTAAGGATTTCGGGCCGCTATCCGCAAATAAGGGGCATCACGACCGGCCATATTCATCAAGAAATGGATATTTACTTAAACTCGCTAAGAATATTAGGGACGCCATCGACTTGCTTCCAATTCAAACCGCTATGCTCGCGATTTACGTTAGACGAGCTAATGCCGGGCTATCGAACCATTGAATTGCATTCGGACGGCCGGATCACCACCCAAGTTCACCGCCTGCCAGGCATCTTGCAAGAAATCG
- the argA gene encoding amino-acid N-acetyltransferase produces the protein MTDSNLPASSLSHDFVNWFRDSSPYIHAHRNRTFVVSFGGEAVYDSGFAHHVHDFALLNSLGIRLVLVHGIRPQIDTCLRKQNISPRFHKNLRVTDELALQCVKEAAGLVRVEIEALLSMGLANSPMAGAKIRVVSGNFVIAKPIGVIDGVDYGHTGEVRRIDSQAIHQQLDMNSVVLISPVGYSPSGEAFNLSAEKVATEIAIALKAEKLLLLTEQSLNHPESGDKIQQMTTVETQQFIDRFPDIEQSISLPLQAAIHGCQSGVERVHLVNRHQDGGLLLELFSRDGTGTLISSTPYEEMRTATLNDIGGILELIIPLEEQGILVKRSREKLEMEIGDYIIIERDGLIIGCTALHSIENEHAGMIACLAVHPDYRGYARAGRLLEHLQRKAKMLGMQQIFALTTQTSHWFLERGFAPTAVETLPEQLKSIYNPQRNSKILCKSI, from the coding sequence GTGACCGATTCTAATTTACCGGCCTCGTCTCTGAGCCACGATTTTGTCAACTGGTTCAGAGACTCCTCGCCTTATATTCACGCCCACCGGAACCGCACCTTTGTCGTTTCATTCGGCGGCGAGGCAGTCTATGACTCGGGGTTCGCGCATCATGTGCATGATTTTGCGCTGCTCAACAGCCTAGGGATACGACTAGTCCTCGTACATGGCATTCGCCCCCAAATCGATACCTGCCTACGCAAACAAAACATCTCCCCCCGTTTTCACAAGAATCTCCGAGTCACCGACGAATTGGCGCTACAATGCGTAAAAGAAGCTGCCGGTCTCGTCCGAGTAGAAATCGAAGCCCTCTTATCGATGGGACTAGCCAACTCGCCGATGGCCGGCGCCAAAATACGCGTCGTATCGGGTAATTTCGTCATCGCCAAACCGATCGGCGTCATCGACGGCGTCGATTACGGCCATACCGGCGAAGTACGCAGAATCGATAGCCAAGCCATCCATCAACAACTGGACATGAATTCCGTTGTTTTAATCTCGCCGGTCGGTTATTCGCCGAGCGGCGAGGCATTCAATTTGTCGGCAGAAAAAGTAGCCACCGAAATTGCGATCGCCTTAAAAGCGGAAAAACTGCTATTGCTCACCGAACAAAGCCTCAATCATCCTGAGAGCGGCGACAAGATTCAGCAAATGACAACCGTCGAAACCCAACAATTTATTGATCGCTTTCCGGACATAGAACAATCAATTAGCCTGCCTTTACAAGCCGCGATCCATGGCTGCCAATCAGGCGTTGAACGTGTGCATCTTGTTAATCGCCATCAAGACGGCGGGCTCCTTTTGGAATTATTCAGCCGAGACGGCACGGGCACATTAATTAGCTCAACACCCTATGAAGAAATGCGTACAGCAACATTAAACGATATCGGCGGCATCTTAGAACTCATCATACCTTTGGAAGAACAAGGCATCCTAGTTAAACGTTCGCGGGAAAAGCTGGAAATGGAGATCGGAGACTATATTATTATCGAACGGGACGGTCTCATTATCGGCTGCACAGCGCTGCATTCGATCGAAAACGAACACGCCGGCATGATCGCCTGTCTGGCCGTACATCCCGATTACCGAGGCTACGCCAGAGCCGGTCGATTATTGGAGCATTTGCAACGTAAGGCTAAAATGCTAGGCATGCAGCAAATTTTTGCACTCACGACACAAACCAGCCATTGGTTCTTAGAGCGAGGATTTGCACCAACCGCAGTCGAAACGCTGCCCGAACAACTGAAATCGATCTACAATCCACAGCGTAACTCTAAAATATTGTGCAAATCCATCTGA
- the argF gene encoding ornithine carbamoyltransferase — protein MNPRHFISLNDLTSTEFRTLIDRAIELKKYRDPNYQPLKGKVLAMVFEKSSTRTRISFETGMIHLGGSALFLSPRDTQLGRGEPLQDSAKVISSMVDGIMLRTFKHETVTTIARYSSVPVINGLTDLLHPCQLLADMQTYFEYRGDIEGKTVTWIGDGNNMCHSYINAAKLLNFKLHIACPQGYEPNPAIVEAGRSHIEFFNSPEQAAEASDLIVTDVWASMGHEEEQKQREIAFKGYQVSERVMNAANHDALFMHCLPAHRNEEVAAEVIDGPQSVVFPEAENRLHAQKALLELLMSDK, from the coding sequence ATGAACCCTAGACACTTTATTAGCCTAAATGATCTAACTTCGACCGAGTTTCGAACCTTAATCGATCGGGCAATCGAGCTAAAAAAATATCGTGACCCGAACTATCAACCGTTGAAGGGCAAGGTTCTTGCCATGGTTTTTGAAAAATCCTCGACACGAACTCGTATCTCGTTCGAAACCGGCATGATTCATTTAGGCGGTTCGGCTTTATTTCTATCGCCGCGCGACACACAACTCGGTCGCGGCGAACCTTTGCAAGACAGCGCAAAAGTCATTTCAAGCATGGTCGACGGCATCATGTTGAGAACATTTAAACATGAAACGGTCACCACGATCGCAAGATACTCCAGCGTACCGGTCATCAACGGGCTTACCGATCTTCTACACCCTTGCCAGCTACTTGCCGATATGCAAACTTATTTCGAATATCGCGGCGACATAGAAGGCAAGACCGTTACCTGGATTGGGGACGGCAATAATATGTGTCATTCCTATATCAACGCTGCAAAGTTATTGAATTTTAAATTGCATATTGCCTGCCCGCAGGGCTATGAACCGAACCCGGCAATAGTAGAAGCCGGACGGTCGCACATTGAGTTTTTTAATTCTCCCGAACAAGCGGCAGAAGCTTCGGACTTGATTGTTACCGACGTATGGGCCAGCATGGGCCATGAAGAAGAGCAAAAACAACGCGAAATAGCTTTCAAGGGCTATCAAGTCAGCGAACGAGTCATGAATGCGGCAAACCATGACGCGCTTTTCATGCATTGCCTTCCCGCACATCGAAACGAGGAAGTCGCCGCCGAAGTCATCGACGGCCCTCAAAGCGTTGTCTTCCCCGAAGCGGAAAATCGTCTACACGCACAAAAGGCTTTGCTGGAATTATTAATGAGTGACAAGTAA